Proteins encoded by one window of Actinomycetota bacterium:
- the fabF gene encoding beta-ketoacyl-ACP synthase II yields the protein MPERRRIAVTGIGAVTPVGTGVEDFWTAIAAGHSGAGPITRFDASGFKSRVACEVKDFDILTYLPAARARRLDRFAQFAYASAVMALEDAGMKPTDPDPARVGIVIGSGIGGISLWEEEHTQMLKRGPRFVSPSLIAMMIPNAASGSLAIELGFTGPNECTVTACASSGHALARAMEYIRTGAADVVLAGGAEACISPMSVASFCAARALTTRNDDPEHASRPFEAGRDGFVIGEAGCVLVLESLEHAKARGARVLAEAIGYGLSSDAYHMVAPHPDGAGACAAMTAALADAQLAPGEVGYINAHATSTTLGDASEAKAIRKVFGSSSPPSSATKSMTGHLLGAAGATEAALCVLAMNRGVLPPTINYDEADPECDVDVVPNEARPAHVEVAMSNSFGFGGHNVSILLSRP from the coding sequence GTGCCTGAGAGGCGCCGCATCGCCGTCACCGGCATCGGGGCGGTCACACCGGTTGGGACCGGGGTCGAGGACTTCTGGACCGCGATCGCCGCCGGGCACTCCGGCGCCGGCCCGATCACCCGCTTCGACGCCAGTGGCTTCAAGTCCCGGGTCGCCTGCGAGGTCAAGGACTTCGACATCCTGACCTACCTGCCCGCCGCCCGGGCCCGGCGCCTGGACCGCTTCGCCCAGTTCGCCTACGCCTCGGCGGTCATGGCCCTGGAGGACGCCGGCATGAAGCCGACCGACCCCGACCCGGCCCGGGTGGGCATCGTGATCGGCAGCGGCATCGGGGGCATCAGCCTCTGGGAGGAGGAGCACACCCAGATGCTGAAGCGGGGGCCGCGCTTCGTGAGCCCGTCGCTGATCGCCATGATGATCCCCAACGCCGCCTCCGGATCGCTCGCCATCGAGCTGGGCTTCACCGGCCCCAACGAGTGCACCGTGACCGCGTGCGCCTCCAGTGGCCACGCCCTGGCGCGGGCGATGGAGTACATCCGCACCGGCGCCGCCGACGTGGTGCTGGCCGGCGGGGCCGAGGCCTGCATCTCGCCGATGTCGGTGGCGTCGTTCTGCGCCGCCCGTGCCCTCACCACCCGCAACGACGACCCGGAGCACGCCTCCCGGCCGTTCGAGGCCGGGCGGGACGGGTTCGTCATCGGGGAAGCGGGCTGCGTGCTGGTGCTGGAGTCGCTCGAGCACGCCAAGGCCCGGGGGGCGCGGGTCCTCGCCGAGGCCATCGGCTACGGCCTGTCCTCCGACGCCTACCACATGGTGGCACCCCACCCAGACGGGGCGGGGGCGTGCGCCGCGATGACCGCCGCCCTGGCGGACGCCCAGCTGGCCCCGGGCGAAGTGGGCTACATCAACGCCCACGCCACCTCCACCACCCTGGGCGACGCCTCCGAGGCGAAGGCCATCCGGAAAGTGTTCGGTAGCTCCTCTCCCCCGTCGTCGGCCACCAAGTCGATGACCGGGCACCTGCTGGGCGCCGCCGGGGCCACCGAGGCTGCCCTCTGCGTGCTGGCGATGAACCGGGGAGTCCTGCCGCCCACCATCAACTACGACGAGGCCGATCCGGAGTGCGACGTGGACGTGGTGCCCAACGAGGCCCGGCCCGCCCACGTCGAGGTGGCCATGTCGAACTCATTCGGCTTCGGCGGCCACAATGTGTCGATCCTGCTGAGCCGTCCCTAG
- a CDS encoding beta-ketoacyl-ACP synthase III codes for MQISLRSLGKAVPDRVVPNAEIAERLGVDPDWIESRTGIRERRYVGPGESTATLGTAAARQAIERAGLTPQDIGAVVVGTCTPEHQFPSTACVIARNLGMTTAPAFDLSAACSGFVYSLAVGGSLITSLGVRRVLVIGADALSKCLNLDDPVTAPLFGDGAGAAVIERDDDAEPMRFQLGADGAGGEQVFITAGGNYMPPTPEVLEQHLNCMTMHGREVYRSAVRTMTALGAEMGAGGFELLIAHQANRRILADCAEALHLDMAKVYMNIDRYGNTSGASIPVAMCEAWEAGLLSPGDRVLLLAFGGGYTWGGAMIRWTLGPPPDLDTAAAAGEADELMAAVVPQ; via the coding sequence ATGCAGATCTCATTACGGAGCCTGGGCAAGGCAGTACCTGACCGAGTTGTCCCCAACGCAGAGATTGCCGAGCGCCTAGGCGTCGATCCCGACTGGATCGAATCCCGGACCGGAATCCGGGAACGGCGCTACGTCGGTCCGGGCGAGTCCACCGCCACCCTGGGCACCGCCGCCGCCCGCCAAGCGATCGAGCGCGCCGGCCTGACGCCCCAGGACATCGGCGCCGTGGTCGTGGGGACGTGCACCCCGGAGCACCAGTTCCCCTCCACGGCGTGCGTCATCGCCCGCAACCTGGGCATGACCACCGCGCCCGCCTTCGACCTGTCGGCGGCATGCTCGGGATTCGTCTACTCCCTGGCGGTGGGCGGCTCGCTCATCACCTCGCTCGGTGTCCGCCGGGTGCTGGTGATCGGCGCCGACGCCCTCTCCAAGTGCCTGAACCTGGACGACCCGGTGACCGCCCCCCTGTTCGGCGATGGTGCCGGTGCGGCGGTGATCGAGCGGGACGACGACGCCGAGCCGATGCGCTTCCAGCTGGGCGCCGACGGGGCGGGCGGCGAGCAGGTCTTCATCACCGCGGGCGGCAACTACATGCCGCCCACGCCCGAGGTCCTGGAGCAGCACCTCAACTGCATGACCATGCACGGGCGTGAGGTCTACCGCTCAGCAGTGCGCACGATGACCGCCCTGGGGGCCGAGATGGGGGCCGGAGGCTTCGAGCTGCTCATCGCCCACCAGGCCAACCGCCGGATCCTGGCCGACTGCGCCGAGGCGCTGCACCTGGACATGGCCAAGGTCTACATGAACATCGACCGCTACGGGAACACCTCGGGCGCCTCGATCCCCGTCGCCATGTGCGAGGCGTGGGAGGCCGGCCTGCTCTCCCCGGGCGACCGGGTGCTGCTGCTGGCCTTCGGCGGCGGCTACACCTGGGGCGGGGCGATGATCCGTTGGACCCTGGGCCCGCCCCCCGACCTGGACACCGCGGCGGCCGCCGGCGAAGCCGACGAGCTGATGGCCGCGGTGGTGCCCCAGTGA
- a CDS encoding SDR family NAD(P)-dependent oxidoreductase: MPEASRPELGGRVALVTGASRGIGAATARALDAAGARVALTARDRPALQAVADTLGREHLVIAGDLADPDAPPAIAAEAEAHFGRVDILVNNAGTAARLPTTDTDAALIDRLYVVNVRAPLLLIRALIPGMRERRTGSIVNLSSVSGVVGTPRRAAYAATKGAIDALTRSLAVELGPDGIRVNAVAPGVVDTDLWARNKALREVVERINEQTPLRRWAQPGDIADVIVFLASDAARFITGETISADGGMAHTLDLFPGAV, from the coding sequence ATGCCTGAGGCATCGAGGCCGGAGCTCGGCGGCCGGGTGGCCCTGGTCACCGGCGCCTCGCGCGGGATCGGCGCAGCCACCGCCCGGGCGCTGGATGCCGCAGGGGCGCGGGTGGCCCTCACCGCCCGGGACCGGCCGGCACTGCAGGCGGTGGCGGACACGCTGGGGCGCGAACACCTGGTCATCGCCGGCGACCTCGCCGACCCCGATGCACCCCCGGCCATCGCCGCCGAGGCCGAGGCCCACTTCGGCCGGGTCGACATCCTGGTCAACAACGCCGGGACGGCCGCCCGGCTGCCGACCACCGACACCGACGCGGCGCTCATCGACCGGCTTTACGTCGTGAACGTCCGCGCCCCCCTGCTCCTGATCCGGGCGCTGATCCCAGGGATGCGGGAGCGCAGGACGGGCTCGATCGTCAATCTCTCGTCGGTGTCCGGCGTCGTCGGGACGCCGCGCCGGGCGGCCTACGCCGCCACCAAGGGCGCCATCGATGCGCTCACCCGCTCGCTGGCCGTCGAGTTGGGCCCCGACGGGATCCGGGTGAACGCCGTCGCCCCCGGAGTGGTCGACACCGACCTGTGGGCCCGCAACAAGGCGCTCCGGGAGGTGGTCGAGCGCATCAACGAGCAGACGCCCCTCCGGCGGTGGGCCCAGCCCGGCGACATCGCCGATGTCATCGTCTTCCTCGCCTCGGACGCCGCCCGGTTCATCACCGGCGAGACCATCTCCGCCGACGGCGGCATGGCCCACACCCTGGACCTGTTCCCGGGCGCGGTCTAG
- a CDS encoding 3-oxoacyl-ACP reductase family protein, which translates to MSLTGRVGFVTGASRGIGRASARALADAGVRVAVGYHQDKDGAAETAAACGHDAVAVHIDITSPDSVGDAFGEVERSLGPVEVLVNNAGVRRDGLVMRMKDADWDDILAGNLTGAFLCTRRALPGMLKAKWGRIVSIGSVAGSVGNAGQANYAAAKAGIVGFSKSVAREVARHGITANVVVPGLVDTAMTLTMTPAQRERLVERIPMGRVGTPEEVAEAVVFCARSSYMTGCEITIDGGLT; encoded by the coding sequence GTGAGCCTCACCGGCCGGGTCGGCTTCGTCACCGGCGCCAGCCGGGGCATCGGCCGGGCCAGTGCCCGGGCGCTCGCCGATGCGGGCGTCCGCGTCGCGGTCGGCTACCACCAGGACAAGGACGGGGCGGCCGAGACCGCCGCCGCGTGCGGCCACGACGCCGTTGCCGTCCACATCGACATCACCAGCCCGGACAGCGTGGGCGACGCCTTCGGCGAGGTCGAGCGCTCACTCGGCCCGGTCGAGGTGCTGGTCAACAATGCCGGCGTGCGCCGCGACGGCCTGGTGATGCGGATGAAGGACGCCGACTGGGACGACATCCTCGCCGGCAACCTGACCGGCGCCTTCCTGTGCACCCGGCGGGCACTGCCCGGCATGCTCAAAGCCAAATGGGGGCGCATCGTGTCGATCGGCTCGGTGGCCGGATCGGTGGGCAACGCCGGGCAGGCCAACTACGCCGCGGCCAAGGCGGGCATCGTAGGCTTCAGCAAGTCGGTGGCCCGGGAGGTCGCCCGGCACGGGATCACCGCCAACGTGGTGGTGCCCGGCCTGGTGGACACCGCCATGACGCTCACCATGACCCCGGCGCAGCGCGAGCGGCTGGTGGAGCGCATCCCGATGGGCCGGGTGGGGACCCCGGAGGAGGTGGCCGAGGCGGTGGTGTTCTGCGCCCGTTCCTCATACATGACCGGGTGCGAGATCACCATCGACGGGGGGCTCACCTAA
- the acpS gene encoding holo-ACP synthase, translated as MTHVGVDIVSVARLEAALARSARLADRLFTAREQRYAAGRPHPMESLAVRFAAKEATFKALGRGWPRLSWLEVEVVKGATGRPELALHGRAAALAGDAHLSVSLAHDGGLAIATVIVDA; from the coding sequence GTGACCCACGTCGGCGTCGACATCGTCTCGGTGGCCCGCCTCGAGGCCGCGCTCGCCCGTTCCGCCCGCCTCGCCGACCGCCTGTTCACCGCCCGCGAGCAGCGCTACGCCGCCGGCCGACCGCACCCGATGGAGTCCCTGGCCGTCCGCTTCGCCGCCAAGGAGGCCACGTTCAAGGCACTCGGGCGGGGGTGGCCCCGGCTCTCCTGGCTGGAGGTCGAGGTGGTGAAGGGCGCCACCGGGCGCCCCGAGCTGGCCCTGCACGGGCGGGCTGCAGCGCTGGCCGGCGATGCCCACCTGTCGGTGTCGCTCGCCCACGACGGCGGCCTGGCCATCGCGACGGTGATCGTCGATGCCTGA
- a CDS encoding acyl carrier protein — MAETVDNNKEILDALREVLVDRLKVEPEAVTPEANLFDDLGLDSIDLMSAVMAIEERFEIEVSDAELENVTTVGEAVDLLGGKVAAGA; from the coding sequence ATGGCTGAGACGGTGGACAACAACAAAGAGATCCTGGACGCGCTGCGGGAGGTGCTGGTCGACCGGCTGAAGGTCGAGCCCGAGGCGGTGACCCCGGAAGCCAACCTGTTCGACGACCTCGGCCTGGACTCGATCGACCTCATGAGCGCGGTCATGGCCATCGAGGAGCGCTTCGAGATCGAGGTCTCCGACGCCGAGCTGGAGAACGTGACCACCGTGGGCGAGGCAGTGGACCTTCTCGGCGGGAAGGTAGCCGCGGGTGCCTGA